The Aeromonas veronii genome includes the window TCGTGGATGCGGAGACCGCCTTCACCTGCGCCCTCATCCACAACATCGGCGAACTGCTGATCCAGAGCACCCTGCCGGAAGAGGCCGAGCTCATCAATCTGGCCATGGAGAAGGGCAGCAGCCGGGTCGATGCCCAGCGGGAGATGCTGGGGTACGACTATGCCCAGCTCGGCGCCGAGCTGGCGCGGCGCTGGAACCTGGCGGAATCCTTCGTCGATGCCATCGCCCAGCAGCTGGATCCCCTCTCCTATCGGCCGGTCAGCAAGGAGGCGGTGCTGATCCGCCTCGCCGTCTTCGTCTCCTTCGCCTGGCATGCCAGGGTACCGGCCCAGGCCATCATCAGCCGCTTCCCCAAGCCGCTGGCGGACGAACTGGGACTGGATCCCGCCACCCTGGGTTCCCAGCTCGAGCAGCTCCATGAGCAGGGCAATGCCCTTGCCGATCTGCTCACCCAATAGACTCACACCGGCGTGGCCAGAACGGACAGGATCCGCGTCCCATTCTGGTCAACCCGCACATACACAAGAAAACGAACGGGGTAATATTGCCCTGGCC containing:
- a CDS encoding HDOD domain-containing protein, with protein sequence MEAASAMSMDRLFDKIKQLPTIPKLLHELMQSFSDENARIDEIAAKIAMDQVISVKVLRMANSAALRRGNEVTSIEQAVIRLGFNRLRSVVVASGIISSFKAPPSFDKHHFWTQTFQVATIARTLAQQTRVVDAETAFTCALIHNIGELLIQSTLPEEAELINLAMEKGSSRVDAQREMLGYDYAQLGAELARRWNLAESFVDAIAQQLDPLSYRPVSKEAVLIRLAVFVSFAWHARVPAQAIISRFPKPLADELGLDPATLGSQLEQLHEQGNALADLLTQ